Proteins found in one Pectobacterium atrosepticum genomic segment:
- a CDS encoding multidrug transporter subunit MdtA yields MNAKRIRGLLILAAVIAIAVLIWRHFTQTTPAAPGTSEQHAARTSHSENSGSGGGRRAAMRTLAPVQAALTQSASVPHYLSGLGTVTAANTVTLRSRVNGQLMALHFQEGQQVKVGDLLAEIDPRPFQVELTQAQGQLAKDQAALLNTRQDLARYQQLVKTNLISRQELDTQTAAVRQAEGALKADEGAVASAQLQLDYSKITAPISGRIGLKQVDVGNYITSGDTNGIVVITQTYPIDVVFTVPEAEISTILNAQKSGQPPVVEAWDRANQKKLSQGILLSMDNQIDTTTGTIKLKARFDNLDDALFPNQFVNIRMKVDTLKNAVVAPSAAVQMGNDGRFVWILNNKNEVSKRQVTTSIQYGQLVVVTAGLDADVQVVTDGIDRLTEGAKVEIVPSALTEKTPAIAGEKS; encoded by the coding sequence CGGCACGAGCGAACAGCACGCCGCCCGTACGTCACATTCGGAAAATAGTGGCAGTGGCGGCGGACGCCGTGCTGCCATGCGCACGCTGGCTCCGGTGCAGGCTGCACTGACGCAATCCGCTTCCGTACCTCATTACCTGTCCGGTTTAGGCACCGTGACGGCGGCCAATACCGTGACGCTACGCAGCCGGGTGAACGGGCAACTGATGGCGCTACACTTTCAGGAAGGGCAACAGGTTAAGGTTGGCGACCTGCTGGCGGAAATCGACCCGCGTCCTTTTCAGGTTGAGCTGACGCAGGCACAAGGGCAGTTGGCAAAAGATCAGGCCGCACTGCTTAACACCCGACAGGATTTAGCACGCTATCAACAACTGGTGAAAACCAATCTGATCTCCCGTCAGGAGTTGGATACGCAGACCGCCGCCGTTCGTCAGGCGGAAGGCGCGTTAAAAGCCGATGAAGGTGCCGTAGCCAGCGCACAGCTTCAGTTGGATTACAGCAAGATCACTGCCCCAATCAGCGGTCGGATAGGTTTAAAACAGGTCGATGTGGGCAATTACATCACTAGCGGCGATACCAATGGTATTGTCGTAATTACGCAGACGTATCCGATCGATGTGGTCTTTACCGTACCGGAAGCGGAAATCTCCACGATTCTGAATGCGCAAAAATCAGGTCAGCCGCCGGTGGTGGAAGCTTGGGATCGCGCCAATCAAAAGAAACTCTCGCAGGGCATCCTGCTGAGCATGGATAACCAGATCGATACCACCACCGGCACGATCAAGCTCAAGGCACGTTTTGATAATCTGGATGATGCCCTATTCCCGAACCAGTTCGTGAATATCCGCATGAAGGTCGATACGCTGAAAAATGCCGTCGTCGCGCCTTCTGCCGCCGTACAAATGGGGAATGACGGCCGCTTCGTCTGGATTCTGAATAATAAGAACGAAGTCAGTAAGCGTCAGGTGACCACCAGTATTCAGTACGGTCAGTTAGTTGTGGTTACCGCTGGGCTAGACGCCGATGTTCAGGTCGTGACTGACGGCATCGACCGCCTGACAGAAGGCGCGAAAGTGGAAATCGTGCCCTCAGCGTTGACGGAGAAAACGCCCGCAATCGCTGGGGAGAAATCCTGA